The following coding sequences are from one uncultured Desulfobacter sp. window:
- a CDS encoding site-specific DNA-methyltransferase, translated as MEKMDGKTMDIVAENVGKLKELFPEAFTEGKVDFEALKEVLGTFVDDRDERYSFTWNGKSKARMIAQTPSTGTLRPCKEESVDWDSTQNIFIEGDNLEVLKLLQKSYHKKVKMIYIDPPYNTGSEFIYPDKWQDNLDTYLRYTGQVDDEGFKISANAEAGGRYHTNWLNMIYPRLKLARNLLRDDGAIFVSIDDHEGHNLRQVMDEVFGSENFVDTVIWQKIFTVKNSAKYFSAMHDYVVVYARAKDQWERNLLPRSAELDASYTNPDNDSRGPWTTNAVQARNYYGQGLYEIISPAGETFTPPPGTYWRVSRESFDKLDADGRIWWGKDGTNTPRIKKFLSEAKQGVVPSTLWLHADVGTNAEAKKELLERVQFKKPETVFDTPKPTRLIQHMLRIGSEANADDLIVDFFAGSGSAGEAVVRLNSEDGGNRRYLLVQLPEQTGAKDYATISEITKARLRAAAKAIAEETSKKLPGISANAVDIDLGFKVFKLDSTNIKPWEVDFEMTERTLEDFISNIKTDRREEDVLYEVLLKYGLDLTLPITEHAIAGQKVFDIGMGALIICLSDAISLGVVEGIAKLKDELNPEIMRVVFKDSGFKDDVVKTNAVQILKQAGIVDVRSL; from the coding sequence ATGGAAAAAATGGATGGTAAAACAATGGACATCGTAGCCGAAAACGTTGGCAAGCTGAAGGAGCTATTCCCGGAAGCCTTCACCGAAGGCAAGGTCGACTTCGAAGCCCTGAAGGAAGTGCTCGGCACGTTTGTGGATGACCGTGATGAGCGCTATAGCTTTACATGGAACGGCAAGAGCAAAGCCCGGATGATCGCCCAAACACCCAGCACAGGCACGCTGCGCCCCTGCAAGGAAGAGTCGGTGGATTGGGATTCCACCCAAAACATTTTTATTGAAGGCGACAACCTTGAGGTGCTCAAGCTCCTGCAGAAGAGCTATCACAAAAAAGTGAAGATGATCTATATCGATCCACCTTACAATACCGGCAGCGAGTTCATCTACCCGGACAAGTGGCAGGATAACCTCGACACCTACCTCCGCTACACCGGACAGGTAGACGACGAGGGATTCAAGATCTCGGCGAATGCCGAGGCGGGCGGGCGGTATCATACCAACTGGCTCAACATGATATACCCGCGCCTGAAGCTGGCGAGGAATCTGCTTCGGGATGATGGTGCAATCTTCGTCTCTATTGATGACCACGAAGGTCACAACCTCCGGCAGGTGATGGACGAGGTCTTTGGCTCTGAAAATTTCGTCGACACAGTGATTTGGCAGAAGATCTTCACCGTCAAGAACTCGGCAAAGTACTTCTCCGCAATGCACGACTACGTGGTCGTCTACGCCCGCGCCAAGGACCAATGGGAGAGGAACCTGCTTCCCCGGTCCGCCGAACTTGATGCTTCGTACACAAATCCCGACAACGATAGCCGAGGCCCTTGGACCACAAACGCTGTGCAGGCACGGAACTACTACGGCCAGGGCCTCTACGAAATAATTTCACCAGCCGGCGAGACATTCACTCCGCCACCGGGCACGTATTGGCGGGTATCCAGAGAATCCTTCGACAAGCTTGATGCTGACGGTCGCATCTGGTGGGGCAAGGACGGAACGAATACTCCTCGAATCAAGAAGTTCCTATCTGAAGCGAAGCAGGGCGTGGTGCCGTCCACCCTGTGGCTTCACGCAGACGTCGGCACCAACGCCGAGGCGAAAAAGGAACTGCTTGAGCGTGTGCAGTTCAAGAAACCTGAGACGGTCTTCGATACACCGAAACCAACCCGCCTCATTCAGCACATGCTACGAATTGGGAGCGAGGCTAATGCTGACGATCTTATAGTGGACTTCTTTGCTGGTTCGGGAAGTGCCGGAGAAGCAGTGGTGCGGCTCAATTCAGAGGACGGTGGAAACCGAAGGTACTTGCTGGTGCAGTTGCCTGAACAAACGGGAGCGAAGGACTATGCCACCATCTCCGAGATCACTAAAGCGAGACTGCGAGCGGCTGCCAAGGCCATTGCGGAGGAGACATCTAAAAAGCTGCCGGGGATTTCGGCGAACGCCGTCGACATTGACCTTGGCTTCAAGGTATTCAAGCTCGACTCCACCAATATCAAGCCGTGGGAAGTCGACTTTGAAATGACGGAGCGCACTCTCGAAGACTTTATTTCCAATATTAAAACCGACCGACGTGAAGAAGATGTCCTTTACGAGGTTCTACTGAAATATGGCCTCGACCTGACCTTACCTATCACTGAACACGCTATCGCCGGGCAAAAGGTATTCGATATCGGAATGGGGGCGCTGATCATCTGCCTTTCGGATGCCATTTCCCTTGGGGTGGTCGAAGGCATTGCCAAGCTAAAGGATGAGCTCAATCCGGAAATAATGCGCGTGGTATTCAAAGACTCCGGGTTCAAAGATGACGTGGTCAAAACCAATGCGGTTCAGATTCTCAAACAGGCTGGCATTGTCGATGTAAGGAGCTTGTAA
- a CDS encoding DEAD/DEAH box helicase family protein produces MKIQFDPNLDFQMQAIKSVAGVFEGQEICQTNFTVAPLQYTTQQVIPGMENNLGIGNRLKLLPEDIHKNIRKIQLQNGLAPSEKMDSMDFTVEMETGTGKTYVYLRSIFEMNRLYGFTKFIIVVPSIAIKEGVAKSLEITAEHFKELYENVTFDAFVYDSSKLSDVRNFATSPDIQIMVINIDAFRKSFTDPGKENKANIIHRSHDRMTGAKPIEYIQETNPIVIVDEPQSVDTTSKSKEAIRSLNPLCTLRYSATHIDKHHMLYKLDSVDAYEQKLVKQIEVAGVEVKDGHNKAYIKLLSVNNKKSPITAKIEIDCRMKNGNIKRKAVVVSSGADLLDAKYSGGRDIYDGYIIEDIYCEKGNEYISFTSKPEILKLGQAIGEVDPDEYKRLQIRKTIEEHLDKELRLRPQGIKVLSLFFIDKVANYRWYDEDGNPQKGKFALMFEEEYARAIRKPKYSTLFEGADLDTVAAGVHNGYFAVDKKKDATGNEMLKDASGKTAADESAYNLIMKEKEKLLSFDSKLKFIFSHSALKEGWDNPNVFQICTLNETNSVIKKRQEIGRGLRICVNQDGERVHGFEVNTLTVMANESYEKFAEQLQKEIEQEEGIKFGVVEEHLFANIVVPVDDYNNEYLGVDASKKLWDHLKTTGYIDTKGKVQDSLKTALKSGELELPEEFKEHAPQIAAVLKKVSGNLNIKNCDDKKKVSLNKAVFLSPEFKELWDRIKYKTTFRVDFDVEALATKCAEEIKANLQVGKARFIYRKAKAEIDRGGVHAEQVQETAYAYDARSFELPDLITYLQNETNLTRRTIVKILNNSGRLESFKNNPQKFIEQVSKIIQHQMHLFVVDGIKYHKIGDDHFYAQELFSDNELFGYLQKNMVESQKSVFDHVVYDSDIELKFATAFEGSGDIKLYAKLPSWFKIDTPLGTYNPDWAVLIELDGKEKLYFVVETKSTLFTDALRPTEKAKIACGKEHFKALGKEVEFAVTNTFEDFSGKYV; encoded by the coding sequence ATGAAGATACAATTTGATCCGAATCTGGACTTCCAGATGCAGGCCATAAAATCCGTCGCCGGGGTGTTTGAAGGTCAGGAAATTTGCCAGACCAATTTTACCGTGGCTCCGCTGCAGTACACGACCCAGCAGGTCATTCCCGGCATGGAAAATAATCTGGGTATTGGAAACCGCTTAAAACTTTTGCCTGAGGACATCCACAAGAACATCCGCAAGATACAGCTGCAGAACGGGCTGGCCCCTTCCGAGAAAATGGACTCCATGGATTTTACCGTGGAGATGGAGACCGGAACCGGAAAGACCTATGTCTATCTACGCTCCATCTTTGAAATGAACCGGCTCTACGGCTTCACCAAATTCATCATTGTGGTGCCGTCCATTGCTATCAAGGAAGGCGTTGCCAAGTCTTTAGAGATTACTGCCGAGCATTTTAAAGAACTCTATGAAAATGTGACTTTTGATGCGTTTGTCTACGACTCCAGCAAGCTTTCCGACGTAAGGAACTTTGCCACCAGTCCGGATATCCAGATCATGGTGATCAATATCGATGCTTTCCGAAAAAGCTTCACCGATCCGGGAAAGGAAAACAAGGCCAACATTATCCACCGTTCCCATGACCGGATGACCGGGGCCAAGCCGATTGAATATATTCAGGAAACCAACCCGATTGTTATCGTGGATGAGCCCCAGAGTGTGGATACCACGTCAAAGAGTAAAGAGGCTATTCGCTCACTCAATCCGCTCTGCACGCTGCGTTACTCCGCTACTCATATCGACAAGCATCACATGCTTTACAAGCTGGATTCGGTTGATGCCTATGAGCAGAAGCTGGTCAAGCAGATTGAAGTTGCCGGAGTTGAAGTCAAAGACGGCCACAACAAAGCCTATATAAAGCTCTTGAGCGTAAACAACAAGAAGAGCCCGATCACCGCCAAAATCGAGATCGATTGCCGCATGAAGAATGGCAACATCAAACGAAAAGCCGTGGTGGTCTCAAGCGGTGCAGATCTGCTGGATGCAAAGTATAGCGGTGGCCGAGACATTTACGATGGCTACATCATCGAGGATATCTACTGCGAAAAAGGCAATGAATACATCAGCTTCACCAGCAAGCCGGAGATCCTGAAACTGGGTCAGGCCATTGGTGAAGTTGACCCGGATGAATACAAGCGCCTGCAGATCCGCAAGACCATTGAGGAGCATCTGGATAAAGAGCTGCGCCTGCGTCCTCAGGGCATCAAGGTCCTAAGCCTGTTTTTCATCGACAAGGTGGCTAATTACCGCTGGTACGACGAGGACGGCAATCCGCAAAAGGGAAAATTCGCTCTGATGTTTGAAGAGGAGTATGCCCGGGCAATCCGCAAACCTAAGTACAGCACCCTCTTTGAAGGAGCCGATCTGGATACAGTGGCTGCCGGTGTACATAACGGGTATTTTGCCGTCGATAAAAAGAAGGACGCTACCGGCAATGAAATGTTGAAGGATGCCTCGGGTAAGACAGCAGCGGATGAGAGTGCCTATAACCTCATCATGAAAGAGAAGGAGAAGCTGCTCAGCTTTGACTCAAAGCTGAAGTTTATTTTCTCCCACTCCGCGCTTAAAGAGGGTTGGGACAACCCCAACGTATTCCAGATCTGTACGCTCAACGAAACCAATTCCGTTATCAAGAAACGGCAGGAAATTGGCCGTGGTCTGCGCATATGTGTCAATCAGGATGGTGAGCGCGTTCACGGGTTTGAGGTCAACACCCTCACGGTTATGGCCAACGAGTCCTATGAAAAATTTGCCGAGCAACTGCAGAAAGAGATTGAGCAGGAAGAAGGCATTAAATTCGGAGTGGTTGAAGAGCACCTGTTTGCCAACATCGTTGTTCCGGTTGACGACTACAACAATGAATACCTTGGTGTCGATGCCTCCAAGAAACTGTGGGATCACCTGAAAACCACTGGTTACATTGACACCAAAGGCAAAGTTCAGGACTCCTTGAAAACAGCCCTGAAAAGCGGCGAGCTGGAACTCCCTGAAGAATTCAAAGAGCACGCCCCGCAAATTGCTGCGGTGCTGAAGAAAGTGTCCGGCAATCTCAATATCAAGAACTGTGACGACAAGAAGAAGGTGTCGCTGAATAAGGCCGTATTTCTAAGCCCGGAGTTCAAGGAGCTATGGGATCGAATTAAATACAAGACCACATTCAGAGTCGATTTTGATGTCGAGGCACTTGCCACAAAATGCGCTGAAGAAATTAAAGCCAATTTGCAGGTGGGCAAAGCCAGGTTTATTTACCGGAAGGCCAAGGCCGAGATTGACCGTGGCGGCGTTCACGCAGAACAGGTTCAGGAAACTGCTTATGCTTATGATGCAAGATCTTTTGAGCTCCCGGATCTGATCACCTATCTACAGAATGAAACCAACCTGACGCGCCGAACGATCGTTAAAATCCTCAACAACAGTGGGCGACTGGAGTCATTTAAGAACAACCCTCAGAAATTCATCGAGCAGGTGTCAAAAATTATCCAGCATCAGATGCATCTCTTTGTGGTTGACGGGATTAAGTATCACAAGATCGGTGATGACCATTTTTACGCTCAGGAACTGTTTAGTGACAACGAGCTGTTTGGCTACCTTCAGAAGAACATGGTTGAAAGTCAGAAATCGGTCTTTGACCATGTGGTGTACGATTCCGATATCGAGCTGAAATTTGCTACTGCTTTTGAAGGAAGTGGTGACATTAAACTGTACGCCAAGCTCCCGAGTTGGTTCAAAATCGACACCCCGCTGGGCACCTATAATCCGGACTGGGCTGTGCTGATTGAATTGGATGGCAAAGAGAAGCTCTACTTTGTTGTTGAAACCAAAAGCACCTTATTCACCGATGCGCTACGCCCAACTGAAAAAGCCAAGATCGCATGCGGCAAGGAACACTTCAAAGCTCTGGGCAAAGAGGTTGAGTTCGCTGTTACCAATACATTTGAGGACTTTTCAGGGAAATACGTTTAA
- a CDS encoding AAA family ATPase translates to MVSSTTTEWLTQRPKWLQVAAKRLLESGDLNDAAISEMAVLCQQEANNEFPDVDSSIPAGAFDAHDSEEVRLCSISDVAGVNKLAPRTPLDFGKSNVAVVYGQNGSGKSGYVRLLKHVCGARDCIRGQLHTNVFSPEDKTQKAKVSLLKSSTPEEYEWAGSGVCDDLCSVDIFDSSFGRVFMGSEDVVSYEPPVLSFFSRLIDVCDKVAAKLDVEAGALKSKMPNIPNALLGTTGAIWVGKVSAKTTTDDVDSHCSFSPENETELQELQQRISVISPADKAKQFRTKKSHADGLVKDMQTYLSQLSGENCKRIIAAKKKSILKQSAAEAAAKDVFSGAKLEGVGSDVWKELWNAARKYSEEVAYTGQEFPHVQDDSVCVLCHQPLSEEAKQRFTSFEVYIKGEIQKQATEAAREAKQAIDALPDIPSAEALKTKIDAAGIEDQDIVKALNDTVTTLQDRKSKVPSLDSDNALDTVSQSPEWIEGIGKISKGYEENAKKYEEDDEKDNRVELKAQLKNLQAKKWLAEQKAAIQEEVNRLQALDRLQEAKRKTNSKALSTKKGELAKTLITDAFVQRFNDELKTLGASRLKVKLVKSKVSKGKVLHTLQLDGATHNLNEVLSEGENRIVSIAAFLADVTGRTYPAPFVFDDPISSLDQDYEEAVVQRLCAIASDRQVIIFTHRLSLLTMVQLYAGKVDIKPEVICIREEPWGTGEPGDTPFFAKKPDSALKQLINDRLAKAKKFLNEHGKEVYEPYAKSLCSDFRDLLERMIEVELMGDIVQRYRRDVHTKKIAGLAKISEADCKYFDDLMTKYSRYVHPQPIEAPVRLPEPDELETDFNTLKDWQAEFKKRPLKPALQGAQ, encoded by the coding sequence ATGGTTTCTTCAACAACAACGGAGTGGTTAACACAAAGGCCAAAGTGGCTGCAAGTCGCTGCCAAGCGCCTGCTTGAATCCGGCGACTTAAATGATGCTGCTATTTCAGAAATGGCAGTGTTGTGTCAGCAAGAAGCTAATAATGAGTTTCCAGATGTTGATTCCAGCATCCCCGCTGGGGCTTTTGATGCACATGATTCCGAAGAAGTCCGTTTATGTTCCATTAGTGATGTTGCAGGGGTGAACAAGCTGGCTCCTCGGACACCACTCGATTTCGGCAAGAGCAATGTTGCTGTCGTTTACGGTCAAAACGGCTCCGGCAAATCCGGCTATGTCAGGCTCTTGAAGCACGTTTGTGGAGCCCGTGATTGTATTCGTGGTCAGCTGCATACAAATGTGTTTTCACCAGAGGATAAAACGCAGAAAGCAAAGGTCTCGCTTCTTAAAAGCAGTACGCCGGAGGAATATGAATGGGCAGGTTCTGGAGTATGTGACGATCTTTGTTCAGTTGATATTTTTGATTCTTCGTTTGGCCGGGTGTTTATGGGGAGCGAAGACGTGGTCAGCTATGAACCTCCAGTCTTGTCTTTTTTCAGCAGGCTGATCGATGTCTGTGATAAAGTAGCGGCAAAACTTGATGTAGAGGCCGGTGCATTAAAATCGAAAATGCCGAACATCCCCAATGCCCTCCTCGGCACCACTGGAGCGATTTGGGTTGGAAAGGTCAGCGCAAAAACAACGACTGATGACGTTGACTCCCATTGCTCTTTCTCACCGGAAAATGAAACAGAACTTCAGGAGCTCCAACAAAGGATTTCTGTGATATCTCCAGCTGACAAAGCAAAGCAATTCAGGACTAAAAAGAGCCATGCTGATGGCCTTGTTAAAGATATGCAGACGTACCTCAGTCAACTGTCTGGTGAGAATTGCAAAAGGATCATCGCAGCAAAAAAGAAGTCCATTTTAAAACAGTCAGCCGCTGAAGCAGCGGCAAAAGATGTTTTCAGTGGTGCAAAACTCGAAGGCGTTGGATCTGATGTCTGGAAAGAACTGTGGAATGCCGCAAGAAAATATTCGGAAGAAGTGGCATACACTGGACAGGAGTTTCCCCATGTTCAGGATGATTCTGTTTGTGTACTTTGTCATCAACCTTTATCCGAGGAAGCCAAACAACGGTTCACCTCTTTTGAGGTGTACATAAAAGGTGAAATACAAAAACAGGCTACGGAAGCAGCCAGAGAGGCCAAACAGGCAATTGATGCGCTACCCGATATTCCCAGTGCCGAAGCGTTAAAAACAAAAATCGATGCTGCTGGCATTGAGGATCAGGACATTGTCAAGGCACTGAATGATACCGTCACTACTCTTCAAGACAGAAAATCAAAAGTACCGTCACTTGATTCTGATAATGCCTTGGATACCGTCAGTCAATCCCCTGAATGGATTGAGGGTATAGGCAAAATTTCAAAAGGCTATGAGGAGAACGCCAAGAAATATGAGGAAGATGATGAAAAGGATAACCGTGTAGAACTGAAGGCTCAATTAAAGAACCTGCAGGCAAAGAAGTGGCTCGCCGAACAGAAAGCAGCAATTCAGGAAGAGGTCAACCGTCTGCAGGCACTGGATCGACTCCAGGAGGCTAAAAGGAAAACCAACTCCAAAGCGTTATCCACGAAAAAAGGAGAATTAGCAAAGACGCTTATTACAGATGCTTTTGTTCAACGCTTCAACGATGAGCTCAAAACCTTAGGGGCATCTCGGCTCAAGGTAAAACTCGTCAAGTCCAAAGTCTCGAAAGGCAAGGTCCTCCATACCCTTCAACTGGACGGTGCCACGCACAACCTGAATGAAGTTCTAAGCGAGGGCGAGAACCGGATTGTATCAATTGCGGCGTTTCTTGCTGATGTCACAGGCAGAACCTATCCAGCCCCATTTGTATTTGATGATCCGATTTCGTCTCTTGATCAGGATTATGAAGAGGCAGTTGTTCAACGTCTCTGCGCTATCGCCTCCGACCGGCAAGTTATCATCTTCACCCATCGGCTGTCGCTTTTGACCATGGTTCAATTATATGCTGGAAAGGTTGACATAAAGCCTGAGGTAATATGCATCCGGGAAGAACCTTGGGGAACCGGCGAACCGGGAGATACCCCATTTTTTGCTAAGAAGCCCGACTCAGCTCTAAAGCAATTAATCAATGATCGCCTTGCAAAAGCAAAGAAGTTCCTAAATGAACACGGGAAAGAAGTTTATGAGCCCTATGCAAAATCTTTATGTAGTGATTTTAGAGATCTATTAGAGAGGATGATCGAAGTAGAGTTAATGGGCGATATTGTCCAGAGGTATAGACGGGATGTGCATACAAAGAAAATAGCAGGCTTAGCCAAAATATCTGAAGCTGACTGTAAATACTTTGATGATTTGATGACAAAGTATTCAAGATATGTGCACCCCCAGCCAATAGAAGCACCTGTTCGCCTACCAGAACCAGATGAGCTTGAAACTGACTTTAACACGTTAAAAGACTGGCAGGCAGAATTTAAAAAGAGACCGTTGAAGCCAGCTCTGCAGGGGGCTCAATGA
- a CDS encoding DUF4391 domain-containing protein: MPDNKKVAIENIWNAISFPEAALLGKRVPKKQFLESGELVASDKKLFRENVKNVYWEYTLKPSTCPVLPYRDNEREYLEVAVLQVEMNSQKGHKRIAEIIHRVIPYPLMLGFYTESGDIALSVAPKRFSQAEHGAFVAERFYTTGWMNSEALKTQEAAFVASLAWDSMPLQTYGTLYNAWTDRFTGYECSVLSGAFTIGKAGDRLEQLTRCREIESRISELRAQLKKAAFNRQVELNTQIKKFEQELKQLAASL, encoded by the coding sequence ATGCCTGATAATAAAAAGGTGGCCATTGAAAATATCTGGAATGCCATCTCCTTTCCGGAGGCGGCCCTGCTGGGCAAACGGGTTCCTAAAAAGCAGTTCCTTGAAAGTGGTGAACTTGTCGCCAGTGATAAAAAGCTGTTTCGGGAAAACGTGAAGAATGTGTACTGGGAATACACCCTGAAGCCATCAACCTGTCCGGTTCTTCCTTACAGAGATAATGAGCGGGAATACCTTGAGGTGGCGGTTCTGCAGGTTGAAATGAATTCTCAGAAAGGCCACAAACGAATCGCAGAAATTATCCACCGGGTCATTCCGTATCCATTGATGCTGGGCTTCTATACCGAAAGCGGAGATATCGCCCTGAGCGTTGCTCCCAAGCGTTTCAGTCAGGCCGAGCATGGAGCCTTTGTTGCCGAGCGTTTCTACACCACCGGCTGGATGAATAGCGAGGCATTGAAGACCCAAGAAGCAGCCTTTGTCGCATCACTTGCGTGGGACAGTATGCCGCTTCAGACCTACGGCACTTTATACAATGCCTGGACGGATCGGTTCACTGGATATGAATGCTCGGTGCTATCCGGGGCCTTTACGATCGGCAAAGCAGGTGACCGGCTGGAACAGCTGACGCGGTGCCGGGAAATTGAATCAAGAATATCGGAGCTGCGCGCGCAGCTGAAAAAAGCGGCTTTTAACCGGCAGGTGGAGCTGAATACACAAATTAAGAAATTTGAACAAGAGCTCAAGCAACTGGCTGCGAGCCTGTAA